In Scylla paramamosain isolate STU-SP2022 chromosome 1, ASM3559412v1, whole genome shotgun sequence, one DNA window encodes the following:
- the LOC135103082 gene encoding myelin regulatory factor-like protein isoform X2, with protein MRRKIPKFVYSEELICRLKSKKTLYKESCKKPSVLHVAERDWDGGIDNDGLDISQLESYINDDNNDTMYFGDLQGGGVGGDVKPLGGGTPRDSPSRHHHHHHHHLHHHHTHSQHAALIHHPDLVHAGSYGAGDGGGGGGGGGNERGPLSSHEDVRSRHAGVGCSLPIGCHNPYHSYDSYTGHHLPDSPPDSGSEPPYSPSDHPNLSPQQKVVGDIYSRPPGGGSSGGVVTFPYQVMAGHPPLPQQASPVHGALQPVAPLGYQAQTQQPQQHSVMMGGGSPLGGSSVGAPGSLGGTPVYGSQGMLGQGASLGEGPVTLGAAKKRKLTDGGGGMVDIKQEPDQGSQLGVSALKPCPEEDEYTMDSTGGGGPFLDGAYQCIRFQNFQQHTWCSLCDASLKELPPPTFRVDADKGFNFSNPDEAFVCQKKNHFQVTVHVQASGDPTFVRSPDGLKKVDRFLVHFFGVKTESPSQIIRVEQSQSDRSKKAFHPVQVDLKSEQTNKITVGRLHFSETTSNNMRKKGKPNPDQRYFYLVVALKAHCGDQTYTIAAHASEKIIVRASNPGQFESDVEYTFQRGSYPESIYHMGRVGINTDRPDEALVIHGNLKVTGQVMQPSDRRAKKDIAEVDTKEQLKNVQNLRVVKYAYREEFAEHAGMRAEEVYDTGVIAQEVKEVIPDAVKSTGDVTLYNGEKIENFLLVNKERIFMENVGAVKELCKVTGNLENRIGELEIMNKKISQLRRFESFKSTSSSVSTRTSATSRVSSVCHRSRSCSKRHKHMNSNHDDGICSNKTLQVTTIALVCIMAFCLMAMATIYILDYQDRRSENTSSSTVTTPTPITLSSSMSTSTLQPPTTRETLTSFTFTTTTKRFTTTTAASFPPRPPVLGKPENCLEPSPSEDPICDVYCCRPSIWTGVVSQVHPSPNNAATTITISRRIVPYVSTTVPPTVSQYGEVINNKLSTSDPNTVNDSTTPAAIRFKAIPIKKSSSLDHMAFLERQRARMHRPSDSRSFKRTLSKRSIPTKRSTHSQLRQRSTSEQRITVPMIEIVEFNTTINHMYCLNSMDPSEGCLGPDAMNYTYGLPISRFMPHTNLTLHFSFIVQQPTFCAINSTGPSLQPVRCSSSLDIPLPEVIQSPGPTPQDHYVVLTNVGLWWQVAYKFRISLVEGDVDPCNYERAEVGVKFYEINLIFQRNCNE; from the exons AGAGGGACTGGGACGGCGGCATCGACAATGATGGGCTGGACATCAGTCAGCTGGAAAGTTACATCAATGACGACAACAATGATACGAT GTACTTCGGGGACCTGCAGGGCGGCGGCGTGGGTGGTGACGTCAAGCCTCTGGGGGGCGGCACTCCCCGAGACTCCCCctcccgtcaccaccaccaccaccaccatcacctccaccacca CCACACCCACTCCCAGCACGCCGCCCTGATCCACCACCCTGACCTGGTCCACGCTGGGTCGTATGGCGCTGGtgacggaggcggcggcggcggcggcggcggcaatgAGCGTGGTCCTCTGTCCAGCCATGAGGACGTGAGGAGCAGGCACGCAGGGGTCGGGTGCTCCCTTCCTATAGGCTGCCACAACCCCTACCACAGCTATGACTCCTACACGGG GCACCACCTGCCGGACAGTCCGCCAGACTCAGGCTCCGAGCCTCCGTACTCCCCTTCCGATCACCCGAACCTCTCCCCGC AGCAAAAGGTGGTTGGAGACATCTACTCGCGGCCTCccggcggcggcagcagtggtggcgtAGTGACCTTCCCCTACCAAGTGATGGCAGGCCACCCGCCTTTGCCGCAACAGGCCAGTCCGGTGCATGGCGCCCTACAACCCGTAGCGCCACTTGGCTACCAAGCCCAAACccagcagccgcagcagcacaGTGTTATGATGGGTGGAGGCTCGCCCCTGGGAGGATCCTCGGTGGGTGCACCAGGCAGCCTTGGGGGCACACCTGTGTATGGGTCTCAAGGTATGCTGGGGCAGGGGGCGTCCCTTGGGGAGGGTCCTGTCACCCTTGGTGCCGCTAAGAAGAGGAAGCTGAcggatggtggcggtggcatGGTGGACATCAAGCAGGAgcctg ACCAGGGTTCGCAGCTAGGCGTCAGTGCCCTGAAGCCGTGCCCTGAGGAAGACGAGTACACCATGGACTCAACAGGGGGCGGCGGACCTTTCCTGGACGGTGCTTACCAGTGCATCAGATTCCAGAACTTCCAGCAGCACACGTGGTGCAGCCTGTGTGACGCCAGCCTGAAGGAACT gccgcCGCCCACCTTCCGCGTGGACGCTGACAAGGGCTTCAACTTCTCCAATCCTGACGAGGCCTTTGTGTGCCAGAAAAAGAATCACTTCCAGGTCACAGTTCACGTGCAG GCCAGCGGAGATCCCACCTTCGTCAGAAGCCCTGATGGCCTGAAGAAGGTAGACCGCTTCCTGGTTCACTTCTTCGGCGTGAAAACTGAATCCCCATCACAGATCATCCGAGTGGAGCAGAGCCAAAGTGACCGCAGCAAGAAAGCCTTCCACCCTGTACA AGTTGACCTAAAGAGTGAGCAGACCAACAAAATCACAGTAGGACGCCTTCACTTCTCTGaaaccaccagcaacaacatgagaaagaaggggaagccCAACCCAGACCAGCGCTACTTCTACCTGGTGGTGGCCCTCAAGGCGCACTGCGGGGACCAGACGTACACCATCGCGGCCCACGCCTCAGAGAAGATCATCGtcagg GCCTCCAACCCCGGTCAGTTTGAGAGTGACGTGGAGTACACATTTCAACGAGGTAGCTATCCTGAGTCCATCTACCACATGGGGCGGGTGGGCATCAACACTGACCGGCCAGATGAGGCACTGGTCATCCATGGCAACTTGAAGGTCACCGGCCAGGTCATGCAGCCCTCAGACCGGCGGGCCAAGAAGGACATTGCTGAG GTAGATACAAAAGAACAGTTAAAGAATGTCCAGAATCTGAGGGTGGTGAAATACGCCTACAGGGAAGAGTTTGCTGAACATGCTGGCATGAGGGCAGAGGAAGTCTATGATACAGGAGTCATTGCCCAGGAG gtgaaggaggtgatTCCAGATGCTGTCAAGTCAACAGGAGATGTGACCTTATACAATGGGGAGAAGATTGAAAACTTTCTCCTTGTCAACAAG GAACGAATATTCATGGAAAATGTTGGTGCTGTGAAGGAATTGTGTAAAGTTACTGGCAACTTGGAAAACCGGATTGGAGAATTAGAgattatgaacaaaaaaatttcACAACTTAGAAGATTTGAATCCTTCaaatcaacatcatcatcagtttCTACACGGACATCAG CTACTTCCCGTGTGTCATCTGTGTGCCACAGAAGCCGCAGCTGCTCCAAGCGTCACAAACACATGAACAGCAACCATGATGATGGGATCTGTAGCAATAAAACACTGCAGGTCACCACCATTGCCCTAGTCTGCATCATGGCATTCTG TTTGATGGCAATGGCAACCATCTACATCCTTGATTACCAAGACAGACGAAGCGAAAACACATCAAGTTCAAC aGTTACCACACCTACCCCCATTACCTTGTCCTCATCAATGTCCACCTCAACCTTGCAACCACCAACCACCAGAGAAACCCTCACCTcattcaccttcaccaccaccaccaagcgtttcaccaccaccactgctgcctcaTTCCCTCCCAGACCTCCAGTGCTTGGTAAACCAGAGAATTGTCTCGAGCCAAGCCCCAGTGAAGACCCTATCTGTGAT GTTTACTGCTGCCGCCCTAGCATTTGGACAGGAGTGGTGAGCCAGGTTCATCCAAGCCCCAACAATGcagccactaccatcaccatttcaCGCCGCATAGTTCCCTATG TGTCCACAACAGTGCCACCAACAGTGTCACAGTATGGTGAAGTCATCAACAACAAACTCTCCACTAGTGACCCCAATACTGTCAATGACTCCACCACCCCTGCTGCCATCCGCTTCAAG GCCATTCCCATCAAGAAATCAAGCTCTTTGGACCACATGGCATTCCTGGAACGCCAGAGAGCTCGTATGCACAGACCTTCAGACTCCCGCAGCTTCAAGCGGACTCTCAGCAAAAGATCCATCCCCACCAAACGCTCCACACACTCTCAGTTACGCCAGAGGTCTACATCAG AGCAAAGAATCACAGTCCCAATGATAGAAATAGTCGAGTTTAACACAACCATCAACCACATGTACTGCCTCAATTCTATGGACCCTTCAGAAGGATGCCTTGGACCTGATGCTATGAACTACACTTATGGCCTCCCCATATCAAGGTTTATGCCCCACACCAACCTCACTCTTCATTTTAG CTTCATAGTCCAGCAACCAACATTCTGTGCTATCAATAGCACTGGGCCCAGCTTGCAGCCTGTGCGGTGCTCATCCAGCCTAGATATTCCCTTACCAGAGGTGATTCAGTCACCAGGACCCACTCCTCAAGACCACTATGTAGTACTTACAAATGTTGGCCTGTGGTGGCAAGTGGCTTACAAGTTCAGGATATCATTAGTTGAGGGAGATGTG GATCCATGCAACTATGAACGTGCTGAAGTTGGTGTGAAGTTCTATGAAATCAACTTAATATTTCAGAGAAACTGTAATGAATAA
- the LOC135103082 gene encoding myelin regulatory factor-like protein isoform X5 produces MYFGDLQGGGVGGDVKPLGGGTPRDSPSRHHHHHHHHLHHHHTHSQHAALIHHPDLVHAGSYGAGDGGGGGGGGGNERGPLSSHEDVRSRHAGVGCSLPIGCHNPYHSYDSYTGYRHHLPDSPPDSGSEPPYSPSDHPNLSPQQKVVGDIYSRPPGGGSSGGVVTFPYQVMAGHPPLPQQASPVHGALQPVAPLGYQAQTQQPQQHSVMMGGGSPLGGSSVGAPGSLGGTPVYGSQGMLGQGASLGEGPVTLGAAKKRKLTDGGGGMVDIKQEPDQGSQLGVSALKPCPEEDEYTMDSTGGGGPFLDGAYQCIRFQNFQQHTWCSLCDASLKELPPPTFRVDADKGFNFSNPDEAFVCQKKNHFQVTVHVQASGDPTFVRSPDGLKKVDRFLVHFFGVKTESPSQIIRVEQSQSDRSKKAFHPVQVDLKSEQTNKITVGRLHFSETTSNNMRKKGKPNPDQRYFYLVVALKAHCGDQTYTIAAHASEKIIVRASNPGQFESDVEYTFQRGSYPESIYHMGRVGINTDRPDEALVIHGNLKVTGQVMQPSDRRAKKDIAEVDTKEQLKNVQNLRVVKYAYREEFAEHAGMRAEEVYDTGVIAQEVKEVIPDAVKSTGDVTLYNGEKIENFLLVNKERIFMENVGAVKELCKVTGNLENRIGELEIMNKKISQLRRFESFKSTSSSVSTRTSATSRVSSVCHRSRSCSKRHKHMNSNHDDGICSNKTLQVTTIALVCIMAFCLMAMATIYILDYQDRRSENTSSSTVTTPTPITLSSSMSTSTLQPPTTRETLTSFTFTTTTKRFTTTTAASFPPRPPVLGKPENCLEPSPSEDPICDVYCCRPSIWTGVVSQVHPSPNNAATTITISRRIVPYVSTTVPPTVSQYGEVINNKLSTSDPNTVNDSTTPAAIRFKAIPIKKSSSLDHMAFLERQRARMHRPSDSRSFKRTLSKRSIPTKRSTHSQLRQRSTSEQRITVPMIEIVEFNTTINHMYCLNSMDPSEGCLGPDAMNYTYGLPISRFMPHTNLTLHFSFIVQQPTFCAINSTGPSLQPVRCSSSLDIPLPEVIQSPGPTPQDHYVVLTNVGLWWQVAYKFRISLVEGDVDPCNYERAEVGVKFYEINLIFQRNCNE; encoded by the exons AT GTACTTCGGGGACCTGCAGGGCGGCGGCGTGGGTGGTGACGTCAAGCCTCTGGGGGGCGGCACTCCCCGAGACTCCCCctcccgtcaccaccaccaccaccaccatcacctccaccacca CCACACCCACTCCCAGCACGCCGCCCTGATCCACCACCCTGACCTGGTCCACGCTGGGTCGTATGGCGCTGGtgacggaggcggcggcggcggcggcggcggcaatgAGCGTGGTCCTCTGTCCAGCCATGAGGACGTGAGGAGCAGGCACGCAGGGGTCGGGTGCTCCCTTCCTATAGGCTGCCACAACCCCTACCACAGCTATGACTCCTACACGGGGTATCG GCACCACCTGCCGGACAGTCCGCCAGACTCAGGCTCCGAGCCTCCGTACTCCCCTTCCGATCACCCGAACCTCTCCCCGC AGCAAAAGGTGGTTGGAGACATCTACTCGCGGCCTCccggcggcggcagcagtggtggcgtAGTGACCTTCCCCTACCAAGTGATGGCAGGCCACCCGCCTTTGCCGCAACAGGCCAGTCCGGTGCATGGCGCCCTACAACCCGTAGCGCCACTTGGCTACCAAGCCCAAACccagcagccgcagcagcacaGTGTTATGATGGGTGGAGGCTCGCCCCTGGGAGGATCCTCGGTGGGTGCACCAGGCAGCCTTGGGGGCACACCTGTGTATGGGTCTCAAGGTATGCTGGGGCAGGGGGCGTCCCTTGGGGAGGGTCCTGTCACCCTTGGTGCCGCTAAGAAGAGGAAGCTGAcggatggtggcggtggcatGGTGGACATCAAGCAGGAgcctg ACCAGGGTTCGCAGCTAGGCGTCAGTGCCCTGAAGCCGTGCCCTGAGGAAGACGAGTACACCATGGACTCAACAGGGGGCGGCGGACCTTTCCTGGACGGTGCTTACCAGTGCATCAGATTCCAGAACTTCCAGCAGCACACGTGGTGCAGCCTGTGTGACGCCAGCCTGAAGGAACT gccgcCGCCCACCTTCCGCGTGGACGCTGACAAGGGCTTCAACTTCTCCAATCCTGACGAGGCCTTTGTGTGCCAGAAAAAGAATCACTTCCAGGTCACAGTTCACGTGCAG GCCAGCGGAGATCCCACCTTCGTCAGAAGCCCTGATGGCCTGAAGAAGGTAGACCGCTTCCTGGTTCACTTCTTCGGCGTGAAAACTGAATCCCCATCACAGATCATCCGAGTGGAGCAGAGCCAAAGTGACCGCAGCAAGAAAGCCTTCCACCCTGTACA AGTTGACCTAAAGAGTGAGCAGACCAACAAAATCACAGTAGGACGCCTTCACTTCTCTGaaaccaccagcaacaacatgagaaagaaggggaagccCAACCCAGACCAGCGCTACTTCTACCTGGTGGTGGCCCTCAAGGCGCACTGCGGGGACCAGACGTACACCATCGCGGCCCACGCCTCAGAGAAGATCATCGtcagg GCCTCCAACCCCGGTCAGTTTGAGAGTGACGTGGAGTACACATTTCAACGAGGTAGCTATCCTGAGTCCATCTACCACATGGGGCGGGTGGGCATCAACACTGACCGGCCAGATGAGGCACTGGTCATCCATGGCAACTTGAAGGTCACCGGCCAGGTCATGCAGCCCTCAGACCGGCGGGCCAAGAAGGACATTGCTGAG GTAGATACAAAAGAACAGTTAAAGAATGTCCAGAATCTGAGGGTGGTGAAATACGCCTACAGGGAAGAGTTTGCTGAACATGCTGGCATGAGGGCAGAGGAAGTCTATGATACAGGAGTCATTGCCCAGGAG gtgaaggaggtgatTCCAGATGCTGTCAAGTCAACAGGAGATGTGACCTTATACAATGGGGAGAAGATTGAAAACTTTCTCCTTGTCAACAAG GAACGAATATTCATGGAAAATGTTGGTGCTGTGAAGGAATTGTGTAAAGTTACTGGCAACTTGGAAAACCGGATTGGAGAATTAGAgattatgaacaaaaaaatttcACAACTTAGAAGATTTGAATCCTTCaaatcaacatcatcatcagtttCTACACGGACATCAG CTACTTCCCGTGTGTCATCTGTGTGCCACAGAAGCCGCAGCTGCTCCAAGCGTCACAAACACATGAACAGCAACCATGATGATGGGATCTGTAGCAATAAAACACTGCAGGTCACCACCATTGCCCTAGTCTGCATCATGGCATTCTG TTTGATGGCAATGGCAACCATCTACATCCTTGATTACCAAGACAGACGAAGCGAAAACACATCAAGTTCAAC aGTTACCACACCTACCCCCATTACCTTGTCCTCATCAATGTCCACCTCAACCTTGCAACCACCAACCACCAGAGAAACCCTCACCTcattcaccttcaccaccaccaccaagcgtttcaccaccaccactgctgcctcaTTCCCTCCCAGACCTCCAGTGCTTGGTAAACCAGAGAATTGTCTCGAGCCAAGCCCCAGTGAAGACCCTATCTGTGAT GTTTACTGCTGCCGCCCTAGCATTTGGACAGGAGTGGTGAGCCAGGTTCATCCAAGCCCCAACAATGcagccactaccatcaccatttcaCGCCGCATAGTTCCCTATG TGTCCACAACAGTGCCACCAACAGTGTCACAGTATGGTGAAGTCATCAACAACAAACTCTCCACTAGTGACCCCAATACTGTCAATGACTCCACCACCCCTGCTGCCATCCGCTTCAAG GCCATTCCCATCAAGAAATCAAGCTCTTTGGACCACATGGCATTCCTGGAACGCCAGAGAGCTCGTATGCACAGACCTTCAGACTCCCGCAGCTTCAAGCGGACTCTCAGCAAAAGATCCATCCCCACCAAACGCTCCACACACTCTCAGTTACGCCAGAGGTCTACATCAG AGCAAAGAATCACAGTCCCAATGATAGAAATAGTCGAGTTTAACACAACCATCAACCACATGTACTGCCTCAATTCTATGGACCCTTCAGAAGGATGCCTTGGACCTGATGCTATGAACTACACTTATGGCCTCCCCATATCAAGGTTTATGCCCCACACCAACCTCACTCTTCATTTTAG CTTCATAGTCCAGCAACCAACATTCTGTGCTATCAATAGCACTGGGCCCAGCTTGCAGCCTGTGCGGTGCTCATCCAGCCTAGATATTCCCTTACCAGAGGTGATTCAGTCACCAGGACCCACTCCTCAAGACCACTATGTAGTACTTACAAATGTTGGCCTGTGGTGGCAAGTGGCTTACAAGTTCAGGATATCATTAGTTGAGGGAGATGTG GATCCATGCAACTATGAACGTGCTGAAGTTGGTGTGAAGTTCTATGAAATCAACTTAATATTTCAGAGAAACTGTAATGAATAA
- the LOC135103082 gene encoding myelin regulatory factor-like protein isoform X3 yields MSIMDPLVVDEALSACLERDWDGGIDNDGLDISQLESYINDDNNDTMYFGDLQGGGVGGDVKPLGGGTPRDSPSRHHHHHHHHLHHHHTHSQHAALIHHPDLVHAGSYGAGDGGGGGGGGGNERGPLSSHEDVRSRHAGVGCSLPIGCHNPYHSYDSYTGYRHHLPDSPPDSGSEPPYSPSDHPNLSPQQKVVGDIYSRPPGGGSSGGVVTFPYQVMAGHPPLPQQASPVHGALQPVAPLGYQAQTQQPQQHSVMMGGGSPLGGSSVGAPGSLGGTPVYGSQGMLGQGASLGEGPVTLGAAKKRKLTDGGGGMVDIKQEPDQGSQLGVSALKPCPEEDEYTMDSTGGGGPFLDGAYQCIRFQNFQQHTWCSLCDASLKELPPPTFRVDADKGFNFSNPDEAFVCQKKNHFQVTVHVQASGDPTFVRSPDGLKKVDRFLVHFFGVKTESPSQIIRVEQSQSDRSKKAFHPVQVDLKSEQTNKITVGRLHFSETTSNNMRKKGKPNPDQRYFYLVVALKAHCGDQTYTIAAHASEKIIVRASNPGQFESDVEYTFQRGSYPESIYHMGRVGINTDRPDEALVIHGNLKVTGQVMQPSDRRAKKDIAEVDTKEQLKNVQNLRVVKYAYREEFAEHAGMRAEEVYDTGVIAQEVKEVIPDAVKSTGDVTLYNGEKIENFLLVNKERIFMENVGAVKELCKVTGNLENRIGELEIMNKKISQLRRFESFKSTSSSVSTRTSATSRVSSVCHRSRSCSKRHKHMNSNHDDGICSNKTLQVTTIALVCIMAFCLMAMATIYILDYQDRRSENTSSSTVTTPTPITLSSSMSTSTLQPPTTRETLTSFTFTTTTKRFTTTTAASFPPRPPVLGKPENCLEPSPSEDPICDVYCCRPSIWTGVVSQVHPSPNNAATTITISRRIVPYVSTTVPPTVSQYGEVINNKLSTSDPNTVNDSTTPAAIRFKAIPIKKSSSLDHMAFLERQRARMHRPSDSRSFKRTLSKRSIPTKRSTHSQLRQRSTSEQRITVPMIEIVEFNTTINHMYCLNSMDPSEGCLGPDAMNYTYGLPISRFMPHTNLTLHFSFIVQQPTFCAINSTGPSLQPVRCSSSLDIPLPEVIQSPGPTPQDHYVVLTNVGLWWQVAYKFRISLVEGDVDPCNYERAEVGVKFYEINLIFQRNCNE; encoded by the exons AGAGGGACTGGGACGGCGGCATCGACAATGATGGGCTGGACATCAGTCAGCTGGAAAGTTACATCAATGACGACAACAATGATACGAT GTACTTCGGGGACCTGCAGGGCGGCGGCGTGGGTGGTGACGTCAAGCCTCTGGGGGGCGGCACTCCCCGAGACTCCCCctcccgtcaccaccaccaccaccaccatcacctccaccacca CCACACCCACTCCCAGCACGCCGCCCTGATCCACCACCCTGACCTGGTCCACGCTGGGTCGTATGGCGCTGGtgacggaggcggcggcggcggcggcggcggcaatgAGCGTGGTCCTCTGTCCAGCCATGAGGACGTGAGGAGCAGGCACGCAGGGGTCGGGTGCTCCCTTCCTATAGGCTGCCACAACCCCTACCACAGCTATGACTCCTACACGGGGTATCG GCACCACCTGCCGGACAGTCCGCCAGACTCAGGCTCCGAGCCTCCGTACTCCCCTTCCGATCACCCGAACCTCTCCCCGC AGCAAAAGGTGGTTGGAGACATCTACTCGCGGCCTCccggcggcggcagcagtggtggcgtAGTGACCTTCCCCTACCAAGTGATGGCAGGCCACCCGCCTTTGCCGCAACAGGCCAGTCCGGTGCATGGCGCCCTACAACCCGTAGCGCCACTTGGCTACCAAGCCCAAACccagcagccgcagcagcacaGTGTTATGATGGGTGGAGGCTCGCCCCTGGGAGGATCCTCGGTGGGTGCACCAGGCAGCCTTGGGGGCACACCTGTGTATGGGTCTCAAGGTATGCTGGGGCAGGGGGCGTCCCTTGGGGAGGGTCCTGTCACCCTTGGTGCCGCTAAGAAGAGGAAGCTGAcggatggtggcggtggcatGGTGGACATCAAGCAGGAgcctg ACCAGGGTTCGCAGCTAGGCGTCAGTGCCCTGAAGCCGTGCCCTGAGGAAGACGAGTACACCATGGACTCAACAGGGGGCGGCGGACCTTTCCTGGACGGTGCTTACCAGTGCATCAGATTCCAGAACTTCCAGCAGCACACGTGGTGCAGCCTGTGTGACGCCAGCCTGAAGGAACT gccgcCGCCCACCTTCCGCGTGGACGCTGACAAGGGCTTCAACTTCTCCAATCCTGACGAGGCCTTTGTGTGCCAGAAAAAGAATCACTTCCAGGTCACAGTTCACGTGCAG GCCAGCGGAGATCCCACCTTCGTCAGAAGCCCTGATGGCCTGAAGAAGGTAGACCGCTTCCTGGTTCACTTCTTCGGCGTGAAAACTGAATCCCCATCACAGATCATCCGAGTGGAGCAGAGCCAAAGTGACCGCAGCAAGAAAGCCTTCCACCCTGTACA AGTTGACCTAAAGAGTGAGCAGACCAACAAAATCACAGTAGGACGCCTTCACTTCTCTGaaaccaccagcaacaacatgagaaagaaggggaagccCAACCCAGACCAGCGCTACTTCTACCTGGTGGTGGCCCTCAAGGCGCACTGCGGGGACCAGACGTACACCATCGCGGCCCACGCCTCAGAGAAGATCATCGtcagg GCCTCCAACCCCGGTCAGTTTGAGAGTGACGTGGAGTACACATTTCAACGAGGTAGCTATCCTGAGTCCATCTACCACATGGGGCGGGTGGGCATCAACACTGACCGGCCAGATGAGGCACTGGTCATCCATGGCAACTTGAAGGTCACCGGCCAGGTCATGCAGCCCTCAGACCGGCGGGCCAAGAAGGACATTGCTGAG GTAGATACAAAAGAACAGTTAAAGAATGTCCAGAATCTGAGGGTGGTGAAATACGCCTACAGGGAAGAGTTTGCTGAACATGCTGGCATGAGGGCAGAGGAAGTCTATGATACAGGAGTCATTGCCCAGGAG gtgaaggaggtgatTCCAGATGCTGTCAAGTCAACAGGAGATGTGACCTTATACAATGGGGAGAAGATTGAAAACTTTCTCCTTGTCAACAAG GAACGAATATTCATGGAAAATGTTGGTGCTGTGAAGGAATTGTGTAAAGTTACTGGCAACTTGGAAAACCGGATTGGAGAATTAGAgattatgaacaaaaaaatttcACAACTTAGAAGATTTGAATCCTTCaaatcaacatcatcatcagtttCTACACGGACATCAG CTACTTCCCGTGTGTCATCTGTGTGCCACAGAAGCCGCAGCTGCTCCAAGCGTCACAAACACATGAACAGCAACCATGATGATGGGATCTGTAGCAATAAAACACTGCAGGTCACCACCATTGCCCTAGTCTGCATCATGGCATTCTG TTTGATGGCAATGGCAACCATCTACATCCTTGATTACCAAGACAGACGAAGCGAAAACACATCAAGTTCAAC aGTTACCACACCTACCCCCATTACCTTGTCCTCATCAATGTCCACCTCAACCTTGCAACCACCAACCACCAGAGAAACCCTCACCTcattcaccttcaccaccaccaccaagcgtttcaccaccaccactgctgcctcaTTCCCTCCCAGACCTCCAGTGCTTGGTAAACCAGAGAATTGTCTCGAGCCAAGCCCCAGTGAAGACCCTATCTGTGAT GTTTACTGCTGCCGCCCTAGCATTTGGACAGGAGTGGTGAGCCAGGTTCATCCAAGCCCCAACAATGcagccactaccatcaccatttcaCGCCGCATAGTTCCCTATG TGTCCACAACAGTGCCACCAACAGTGTCACAGTATGGTGAAGTCATCAACAACAAACTCTCCACTAGTGACCCCAATACTGTCAATGACTCCACCACCCCTGCTGCCATCCGCTTCAAG GCCATTCCCATCAAGAAATCAAGCTCTTTGGACCACATGGCATTCCTGGAACGCCAGAGAGCTCGTATGCACAGACCTTCAGACTCCCGCAGCTTCAAGCGGACTCTCAGCAAAAGATCCATCCCCACCAAACGCTCCACACACTCTCAGTTACGCCAGAGGTCTACATCAG AGCAAAGAATCACAGTCCCAATGATAGAAATAGTCGAGTTTAACACAACCATCAACCACATGTACTGCCTCAATTCTATGGACCCTTCAGAAGGATGCCTTGGACCTGATGCTATGAACTACACTTATGGCCTCCCCATATCAAGGTTTATGCCCCACACCAACCTCACTCTTCATTTTAG CTTCATAGTCCAGCAACCAACATTCTGTGCTATCAATAGCACTGGGCCCAGCTTGCAGCCTGTGCGGTGCTCATCCAGCCTAGATATTCCCTTACCAGAGGTGATTCAGTCACCAGGACCCACTCCTCAAGACCACTATGTAGTACTTACAAATGTTGGCCTGTGGTGGCAAGTGGCTTACAAGTTCAGGATATCATTAGTTGAGGGAGATGTG GATCCATGCAACTATGAACGTGCTGAAGTTGGTGTGAAGTTCTATGAAATCAACTTAATATTTCAGAGAAACTGTAATGAATAA